GCGCGCGGCCAGCGCCAGCATGGTGGAGAACGCCTGCCACCGCATGGAGGAGGTGCTGGAGCCGCTCATCCACGGGCGCGCCCCCTCGCCGGACCTCTTCGAGCTGTGCTTCGCCACGGTGGACGCGCTGGACGACGCGGGCCGCCGCCTGGCCTCGCGCCAGGAGCTGGCCGGCTCGCCGCTGGAGACGCTGCTGCCCCAGTTGGAGCAGGCCGCGCACGGCACGCCTGGCCAGACTCCGCCGAAGCCGGCGCCCGCCGCCCCCGCCGCCGACGCGAAGCCCCCGGCCCCCGCGGAGGCCGAGCCGGAGCCCGCCCTCCCCGCGCAGGCCAGCGGGGAGACGCTGCCGGTGCGCGTGTCCGGGCAGAAGCTGGACGCGCTGCTGGGCCGCAGCGGTGAGTTGCGCGTGGCGATGCTGCGCCTGGAGGGCCACGCCGAGTCGCTGGAGGCGCTGCGCGACGACGTGACGGGGCTGCGCGAGCGGGTGCGCGGCACGCAGTCCGAGACGACGCTGCGCCGCGTGGAGCTGGAGCTGGGGCGGGTGGCGCGCGTGCTGGCGCAGGACCGCCGCGCGCTGTTCCAGTCCTCCACCGGCCTGGATGATGAGGTGCGCCGCGCGCGCATGCTCCCCTTCGAGGAGGGCTGCACCGGCCTGGAGCGCGCCGCGCGCGACGTGGCGCACGGCCTGGGCCGGCGCGTGCGCATGGAGGTGCACGGCGGCGGGCTGGACCTGGACCGCTCGCTCTTGCAGTCCCTGCGTGAACCGCTGCTGCACCTGGTGCGCAACGCGGTGGCGCACGGCCTGGAGGCGCCGGAGGAGCGCGTGCGCCACGGCAAGCCGGAGGAGGGCCGCGTGGTGCTGTCCGCGCGGCTGCGCGGCAGCCGGGTGGAGGTGGCGGTGGAGGACGACGGGCGCGGCCTGGACCTGGAGGCCCTGCGCGAGCGCGCGCGGACCCGGGGCATGGAGGCGCCCGAGGACGACGAGGACGCGGCGCGGCTGGTGTTCCTGCCGGGCCTGTCCACCGCGGCGAAGGTGACGGCGGTGTCCGGCCGGGGCGTGGGCCTGGACGTGGTGCGCGCCCAGGTGGAGGCCCTGCGCGGCAGCGTGGAGGTGGCCTTCAAGGCGGGCCAGGGCACCCGCTTCACGCTGGACGTGCCCCTCACCCTGAGCACCCTGCGCGTGCTGCTGGTGTCCGTGGGCGGGCAGGTGCTGGCGCTCGCCAGCGAGGGCGTGGACCGGCTCTTGCGCCTGGCCCCCTCCGACGTGCGCGAGGTGGAGGGCCGCATGTCCTGGGTGACGCCGGAGGCGCTGGTGCCGCTGGCGTCGCTCGCGGGCGTGCTGGACCTGCCCCCGGGGCCGCCGAAGACGCGGCCCCCCGCGGTGGTGCTGTCCGCGGGCACCGCGCAGGCGGCGCTGGTGGTGGACGAGGTCATCGCGGAGCAGGAGGTGCTGGTGCGCTCGCTGGGCAGCCGCGTGAAGCGCGCCCGGCACGTGGCCGCCGCGGCGGTGCTGCCGGATGGGCGCATGGCGCTCTTGCTCAACCCCGCGTCGCTGGTGCGGGCCGCGGGGGGACGCCCCTCCGCGCAGTTCTTCCCCACGCCCAAGGAGCAGGTGGCGCGGCGGCGCGTGGTGCTGGCGGACGACTCGCCCACGACGCGCATGCTGGAGCAGAGCATCCTGGAGGGCGCCGGCTACGACGTCACCGCGTGCGCGGACGGCGCGGAGGCGTGGGAGCGGCTCCAGGCGGGCGGCGCGGACGCGCTGGTGATGGACGTGGAGATGCCGCGCATGGACGGCTTCCAGGTGACGGAGGCCGTGCGCACCTCTCCACGCTTTGGACGGCTGCCGGTGGTGCTCGTCACGTCGCGTGAGAAGCCCGAGGACAAGGCGCGCGGCCTGCAAGCCGGCGCGAGCGCGTACATCGTGAAGAGCGCGTTTGACCCCACGAGTCTGCTGGAGACCCTGAGGCGACTGCTATGAAGACCGAACCGTTGCGCATCCTGGTGGCCGAGGACTCGCCCACCGCCCGGCGGCTGCTGGTGGAAATCCTGCGCACCGACCCGGCGCTCACCGTGGTGGGCGAGGCCCGGGACGGCCTGGAGGCGGTGGAGCTGTGCCAGCGGCTGCAGCCCGCGCTGGTGACCATGGACATCCAGATGCCGCGCATGGACGGCCTGGACGCCACCCGCCGCATCATGACGGAGGTCCCCACGCCGGTGGTGGTGGTGTCCACGCTGGTGGAGCGCGACATCCAGACGTCCATGGCCGCGCTGAGGGCCGGGGCGCTGGCGGTGCTCCAGAAGCCGGTGGGCCCGGAGTCGCCGGACTTCGAGGCGGACAGCCGCCGCCTGCGCGACACGCTCAAGGCCATGGCCCAGGTGAAGGTGGTCCGCCGCTGGCCGGACCGCGCCCTCACGCCTTCGTCTCCACCGGAGTCCACGCCCACGCCCGGCGCCCGCCCGCCCGCCGTGCTGGCGATGGCCGCGTCCACCGGGGGCCCCGCCGCGCTCTACCGCATCCTGTCCGACCTGGGCGGCAGGGATGCCCCCCCGCCCCCCATCCTGCTGGTGCAGCACATCGCGCTGGGCTTCGGCTCCGGCCTGGCCACCTGGCTGGGCACGGCCACGAAGCTGTGCGTGAAGGTGGCCGAGGACGGCGAGCCCCTCGTGCCCGGCACCGTGTACCTGGCCCCGGACGACAAGCACCTGGGTGTCACCACGGATCACCGCGCGCAGGTGTCCGGCGCCGCCCCCATCCAGGGCTTCCGGCCGTCCGCCAACTGGCTCTTCCGCAGCGTGGCCCGTGCGTATGGGCAGACGTCACTGGCGGTCGTGCTCACGGGGATGGGGCAGGACGGCCTGGACGGCATCCGGGACCTGCACCA
The sequence above is drawn from the Corallococcus sp. NCRR genome and encodes:
- the cheB gene encoding chemotaxis-specific protein-glutamate methyltransferase CheB, with amino-acid sequence MKTEPLRILVAEDSPTARRLLVEILRTDPALTVVGEARDGLEAVELCQRLQPALVTMDIQMPRMDGLDATRRIMTEVPTPVVVVSTLVERDIQTSMAALRAGALAVLQKPVGPESPDFEADSRRLRDTLKAMAQVKVVRRWPDRALTPSSPPESTPTPGARPPAVLAMAASTGGPAALYRILSDLGGRDAPPPPILLVQHIALGFGSGLATWLGTATKLCVKVAEDGEPLVPGTVYLAPDDKHLGVTTDHRAQVSGAAPIQGFRPSANWLFRSVARAYGQTSLAVVLTGMGQDGLDGIRDLHQAGGRVIAQDEATSVVYGMPAVVVGANLAHEVLPLGQIARRLLALLQPTGRLG
- a CDS encoding hybrid sensor histidine kinase/response regulator yields the protein MDRDRLAQALLDSFLEELEGHVVSLNRDLLALEQAPARAKELIPGILRTLHSVKGASRAASASMVENACHRMEEVLEPLIHGRAPSPDLFELCFATVDALDDAGRRLASRQELAGSPLETLLPQLEQAAHGTPGQTPPKPAPAAPAADAKPPAPAEAEPEPALPAQASGETLPVRVSGQKLDALLGRSGELRVAMLRLEGHAESLEALRDDVTGLRERVRGTQSETTLRRVELELGRVARVLAQDRRALFQSSTGLDDEVRRARMLPFEEGCTGLERAARDVAHGLGRRVRMEVHGGGLDLDRSLLQSLREPLLHLVRNAVAHGLEAPEERVRHGKPEEGRVVLSARLRGSRVEVAVEDDGRGLDLEALRERARTRGMEAPEDDEDAARLVFLPGLSTAAKVTAVSGRGVGLDVVRAQVEALRGSVEVAFKAGQGTRFTLDVPLTLSTLRVLLVSVGGQVLALASEGVDRLLRLAPSDVREVEGRMSWVTPEALVPLASLAGVLDLPPGPPKTRPPAVVLSAGTAQAALVVDEVIAEQEVLVRSLGSRVKRARHVAAAAVLPDGRMALLLNPASLVRAAGGRPSAQFFPTPKEQVARRRVVLADDSPTTRMLEQSILEGAGYDVTACADGAEAWERLQAGGADALVMDVEMPRMDGFQVTEAVRTSPRFGRLPVVLVTSREKPEDKARGLQAGASAYIVKSAFDPTSLLETLRRLL